A portion of the Drosophila sechellia strain sech25 chromosome 2R, ASM438219v1, whole genome shotgun sequence genome contains these proteins:
- the LOC6615437 gene encoding KH domain-containing, RNA-binding, signal transduction-associated protein 2: MKKMENPSEITEEQPPTTHDYQPRLNKVAQKFLADLDEERQRLSAEFPLCALLIDEARDHVYGTGRIPGKELYADVYHQKPMKIIQKVFVPVKQYPKFNFAGKILGPKGNSLRRLQEETQCKIVLKGRSSMRDRNKEEELRSDPRYAHLHKNLFLEVSTVAIPVECYTRMAYALSEIRKYLIPDKNDEVSHEQLRELMEMDPESAKNFKGLNLEAYRSFSDNSNLIKPVVENPPEVADMDDLDYDYDEHRMPPIHLPMGYEYSIPRPSLIVPKFKRSYPYSTDMKHVPEPPIKSYKPNPGIDTYGMKSILGAQ, encoded by the exons AtgaaaaaaatggaaaacccaAGCGAGATTACTGAGGAACAGCCACCTACCACACACGACTACCAGCCGCGTCTGAACAAGGTGGCCCAAAAGTTTCTCGCAGATTTGGATGAGGAGCGCCAGCGTTTGTCCGCGGAGTTTCCACTTTGCGCACTGCTAATCGACGAGG CTAGGGACCATGTCTACGGCACTGGTCGTATTCCAGGTAAGGAGCTCTACGCAGACGTGTACCACCAGAAACCGATGAAGATTATCCAAAAGGTCTTCGTGCCCGTTAAACAGTATCCCAAG TTTAACTTTGCTGGCAAAATCCTGGGGCCCAAGGGGAACTCGCTGCGTCGCCTTCAGGAGGAGACCCAGTGCAAGATTGTCCTGAAGGGTCGCAGTTCCATGCGCGATCGTAACAAAGAGGAGGAGCTGCGCAGCGACCCGAGATATGCCCATCTTCACAAGAATCTCTTTCTGGAGGTTAGCACGGTGGCCATTCCGGTGGAGTGTTATACCCGCATGGCCTACGCCCTGTCCGAGATCCGTAAGTATCTTATTCCAGACAAGAACGACGAGGTTTCTCACGAGCAGCTGCGCGAGCTGATGGAAATGGATCCCGAGTCGGCCAAGAACTTTAAGGGACTCAATCTGGAGGCCTACAG ATCTTTTAGCGACAACAGCAACTTGATTAAGCCGGTTGTGGAAAATCCGCCCGA AGTCGCCGATATGGATGATTTGGATTATGATTATGATGAACATCGTATGCCCCCCATTCATCTGCCTATGGGCTATGAGTACAGCATAC cACGTCCATCATTAATAGTTCCGAAATTTAAACGTTCATATCCGTATTCGACTGACATGAAACATGTGCCCGAACCGCCCATAAAGTCCTATAAGCCCAATCCTGGTATAGACACCTACGGTATGAAATCCATACTGGGAGCGCAGTAA
- the LOC6615439 gene encoding uncharacterized protein LOC6615439, whose protein sequence is MDDTLSTVEGGMAETSSWSTTIATTTTTEAAKAGSMALGIIVLIVVMVLLCCLLIICLPLLCLCGCCVLPCSACLACDEGCCGDDGEGGGGGCCDCGDGCGDCSLDDD, encoded by the coding sequence ATGGATGACACATTATCAACGGTAGAAGGGGGGATGGCGGAAACGTCCTCCTGGAGCACCACGatcgccaccaccaccaccacagaGGCTGCCAAGGCGGGTAGCATGGCTCTCGGTATCATTGTCCTGATCGTTGTTATGGTGCTCCTCTGCTGCCTGCTCATCATCTGTCTGCCGCTCCTGTGCCTGTGCGGCTGCTGTGTACTCCCCTGCTCCGCGTGCCTCGCCTGCGACGAAGGATGTTGTGGTGATGATGGTGAAGGCGGCGGGGGTGGATGTTGCGATTGTGGCGACGGCTGCGGGGACTGCAGCTTGGACGATGATTAA
- the LOC6615440 gene encoding lysyl oxidase homolog 3A — MCALEDRKVLKMGPTLVCLTLLAIHLADAVVQHRSLEDARLERQRFVHRYTKVLNKEEGAIRLVGGDNEYEGNIEVLHNGKWGAVCDDEWDSTEADIVCRQMGFPGMRRYTKSGFFGPARRRFWMDNLFCEGHEHELVDCHFEGWGENDCEPGEAAGVVCYPPENGLIPVPTPIIRDEDLPKYAIHSRSRLYVRLRGGRSRIEGRVEVSLDGGRWGSVCADGWSLLEANVVCRQLDLGYASEALQTDFFGGSNVSRTVLSGSECYGNETELADCLHHDASQGIISCHGNRQHVAAVICDYIAPDLVVDYLEIEQTAHLEDRPMLLMQCAMEENCVANEAYQIQRDDPHWRYRSRRLLKFTAAAINAGNADFRPFKEKSQWEWHMCHMHFHSMEVFATFDIFDLRGHKVAQGHKASFCLEDSNCLPGVAKKYNCANYGDQGISINCSDVYLYNLDCQWVDVTDLIPGTYVLKIAINPEFKVAEMNYDNNAAICDLIYTANFARVHNCQLGRP, encoded by the exons ATGTGCGCACTCGAAGATCGAAAGGTCCTCAAGATGGGGCCCACTCTTGTGTGCCTGACTTTACTGGCCATTCACCTGGCAGATGCAGTCGTGCAGCATAGATCCTTGGAGGATGCTCGACTGGAGCGCCAGCGCTTTGTGCACAGGTACACAAAGGTCCTGAACAAGGAGGAGGGAGCCATACGACTGGTGGGCGGAGATAATGAGTACGAAG gcAACATTGAGGTCCTGCACAATGGCAAGTGGGGAGCAGTTTGCGATGACGAGTGGGATTCCACTGAAGCAGACATTGTGTGCCGACAAATGGGTTTCCCCGGCATGCGAAGGTATACGAAAAGTGGCTTCTTCGGACCCGCTCGTCGTCGCTTTTGGATGGACAACCTCTTTTGCGAAGGTCACGAGCACGAACTAGTGGATTGCCATTTCGAGGGCTGGGGCGAGAATGACTGTGAACCTGGAGAGGCGGCTGGCGTTGTCTGTTACCCACCGGAAAATGGACTGATCCCCGTACCAACACCCATCATCCGCGACGAGGATTTGCCCAAATACGCGATACACTCGCGATCACGTTTATATGTAAGACTGCGAGGCGGAAGATCGCGGATCGAGGGACGTGTGGAGGTCAGTTTGGATGGTGGTCGGTGGGGCAGTGTTTGCGCCGATGGCTGGTCTCTTTTGGAGGCCAATGTCGTGTGCCGACAGCTGGATCTGGGCTATGCCAGTGAGGCCCTCCAAACCGATTTCTTTGGTGGCTCCAATGTGTCAAGAACCGTGCTGAGTGGCAGCGAGTGCTATGGCAACGAAACGGAACTGGCTGACTGCCTGCATCATGATGCAAGTCAGGGTATCATCAGCTGCCATGGCAAtcggcagcacgtggctgctgtgATCTGTGACTATATAGCCCCCGATCTGGTGGTGGATTATCTGGAAATCGAACAGACGGCCCATCTGGAGGATCGACCCATGCTGCTGATGCAGTGCGCCATGGAGGAAAACTGTGTGGCCAACGAGGCGTATCAAATCCAGCGGGATGATCCCCACTGGCGCTATCGATCTAGGCGATTGCTCAAGTTTACGGCAGCTGCCATCAATGCGGGCAATGCGGATTTCCGGCCATTCAAGGAGAAGAGCCAATGGGAGTGGCACATGTGCCATAT GCATTTTCACAGCATGGAGGTGTTTGCCACCTTTGATATCTTCGATTTAAGAGGACACAAAGTGGCTCAGGGACACAAGGCATCTTTCTGTTTGGAGGACAGTAATTGTCTGCCGGGAGTTGCCAAGAAATACAACTGCGCCAACTATGGAGATCAGG GCATATCCATTAACTGCTCGGATGTGTACCTGTACAATCTGGACTGCCAATGGGTGGATGTGACAGACCTGATTCCCGGCACCTATGTCCTCAAAATAGCCATTAATCCAGAGTTTAAGGTGGCCGAGATGAACTATGATAACAACGCTGCCATCTGCGATCTGATATACACTGCAAACTTTGCCAGAGTGCACAACTGCCAGCTGGGGAGACCTTGA
- the LOC6615442 gene encoding uncharacterized protein LOC6615442, giving the protein MPVAVRLVEVLTLITIMGMIACIGLSVILAQKTLSMTITFLEPATNIADMVLVVTEKILVSSLLCVLSLTNAVGNALHVAGIA; this is encoded by the exons ATGCCGGTGGCCGTGCGGCTGGTGGAGGTCTTGACCCTGATCACCATTATGGGTATGATTGCATGCATTGGTCTCAGCGTGATCCTGGCCCAAAAGACACTCAGCATGACAATTACATTTCTCGAG CCCGCAACGAATATTGCCGATATGGTGCTAGTTGTAACCGAGAAAATTCTGGTATCCTCGCTGCTCTGCGTTTTGAGTCTCACAAATGCGGTGGGAAATGCCCTGCATGTGGCTGGAATCGCCTGA